DNA from Pelagibacterium nitratireducens:
GGCCAGATCACCGTTCTGGGCGGCACCATTGCCACGATCGGCATGACGCTGGCCGGTGCCAGCATCTGGACGCTCAAGGATTTGCCGGGCATGGCGCGGCCGGGCCGGGTGGGAATCGCCCTGTCGGCCTTCGGCGCCTTTTGTTTTGCCATGGTGATGATCATCGTTCTGACCTCGGGCGTGCTGGGCGCCATCGCCGAGGGCGCCGTTGAGCATTCAGATATCGTTTTTACCCCGTTCTACCTTCTGGCCCTGGTGTTCATCGTTGCGGGCATGAGCGCTTTTGCCCTTCATTTCAAAAACGCTCCGGGGGCGCCGGCCATTGCGGCGCTGGTGCCGGCGGGCCTGGCGGTCGGCCATTTTCTAAGGCTGATTGCCGCCGATGTGCCGGCCTATCACGAGACGCTCTCGGTCGGCCTTGCGCTTTATCTTGGCTGGCTGGGCGTGCGCCGGATTGCGCTGGCGCGCGCCTTGCCGCAGCCCGAAGAGCGGCAGGGCTAAAGCGCGTCGATCGCCGTTGCCAGATCGACGTCTTTTTGCGTCAGGCTGGCCTTGTCGTGGGTCTTGAGCGCGATGACCACGCGGTTGTAGCTGTTTGACCAGTCGGGGTGGTGTCCGGCTTTTTCCGCCACAAGTGCCACCCGTGTCATGAAGGCGAAGGCGTGGGAAAAATCCTTGAACTTGAAGCTTTTTTCCATGGCGCCACTGTCGTTGAGCTGCCAGCCGTCAAGACCGGCCAGTGCGGCCTGGGCGTTAAATCCGGTCTGCGATCCTTGATCGGTCATTTCGCTTTTTCCCCTCTCCGTGGCATTATCGGGTGCATTGAGCCGCCGCGACGTCCTTGATCTGGGTTAGGGACAGGCCATCGCGGTAGGGCAAATGCAGTGTAAAGACCTTCTTTACCACACAACAACTTCGTGCCTGCAACCAGGTGGTGGGCACAACATTGTCAACGTGATGCAAACCGCCGACGGGCAAGGTGGTTCCAGCCGAACGCTCGGAATCTGGTCAGGATAATGCCAAAGGGCCCCAGACATCTGCCAACGCTCGATTATGTCTCGATCGTGGCTTCGCTCTACAAGGACAGACGCGCCATGCTGGTGGGCATGGCGGCGACGATTTCGGGCGTGATGATGGCGGCGATCAAGACCGATGCGCCGTTGCTTTATGCGGTGGCTCTGGCCTTTGTGGTTTCCACCGCCAAGCGTTACTACAACATGCTCGCCTTCGAGGATCACCCCCCGGCTCCCGATGACCGCGCCAGCGCCCAGTCCTGGGAACGCCGCCAGATGATCCAGGGCACGATCTCGGCCTTCATCTATGGCAGCTGGTGTTTTGTTTCGCTGGTCATCGTGCGCGACCCGTTTGCCGTGCTTGTGGCGGTTTCGGTGACCATTGCGGCCATGATCGGCATCGTGACGCGCAATTTCGGGGCCGACAGGATCGTGACATCCCAGTCGCTGGCCATCTCGGTGCCCATGGCCCTGGGGCTCGTTCTGGTGGGTGACGGCTATCATATGGCGCTGGCAGCGCTCCTGGTTCCGCTGATGATCAGTTTCCGGTTCCTGGCGGCCGATGTGCGCGGCATGCTGCTGGCCCAGGTCCATGAGCGCACCGTGGCCTCGCGGCTGGCCGTCCAGCTCGATACCGCGCTCGAAACCATGCAGCACGGGTTGTGCATGCTCGACGAGAACGGGGTCATCGCGCTGGCCAATGACCGCGCACAGCAGACCTTTGCCGGTATTGCCGAGGGATCCTGGGTCGGGCGCTCGTTCTCGGACCTGCTCGAAGAGGCGATCGGCAAGCGGGCGCTGCCCGAAACGACGGCGGACCGGCTCAACCGCATGATCATCCAGCAGGAGGGCGGCAAGATCGTCATGAAGCTCTCGGGCGATTTCCACTGCGAGGTGACCATCTCCTCGCGCGGTGACCGCACGGTGCTGCTGTTCGAAAACGTCACCGCCCGTATTCGGGCTCAGGAGCGCATCAATTTCATGGCGCGCTATGACGGGCTGACCGGGTTGCCCAACCGCGCCTATTTCACCGAACAGGTCGAGGCTGAACTCGCCTCGCGCCAGCGGATCGGCCGCGACGAGCCGGTGCTTTTAGCCATTATCGACATCGACGATTTCAAGCATGTCAACGACACGCTTGGCCATCTGGCGGGCGACAGGGTTCTTTCGGAAACGGCTGTTCGCATTCAGACCGTCATGCACCGCAATTCACGGCTGGCGCGGCTGGGGGGCGACGAATTTGTCATCTATCGCGCCCAGCACACCGATTCCGAAACGATACAGGCCGAGGTTGAAGCGATCCTTTCGATCCTGCGGCGGCCCTTCGAGGTCGGCGGGGAACGCGCCGACGTCGATGCCTCCATCGGCTTTGTCTCGAGTGCTGACCCCCATATTGGTCTGGATGAGCTGATCACCCGGGCCGATCTTGCCCTTTACAGCGCCAAGGCGCGCGGCAAGGGTCAGTATCAGGCCTTTGTCGCGGAAATGGACAGCGATTTCCGCTATCGCCAGCGCCTCAAGAGCGACCTTGCCCTAGCCATTGCCCAGGACGAGCTCAAGCTCTTCTATCAGCCGCTTGTCGATCTTGGCACGCGCCGGGTGGCCGGATGCGAGGCACTGGCCCGCTGGACCCACCCCGAACTCGGCCCGATTCCCCCCGATGTCTTTATCGGGCTTGCCGAGGAAACCGGCCAGATTTCGGCGATCACCCGCTGGGTGCTCAGGACCGCAACGGCCGAATGCGTCAACTGGCCCAAATCGGTATCCGTCGCGGTCAACGTCTCGGCACGCGATCTGCGTGGCGAGGACCTGGCCATGCATGTGTCCGAAGCGCTCGAGGCCAGCGGGCTTGCCCCCGGCCGGCTCGAGATCGAGGTGACAGAAACCGCATTGATCGAAGACAGGGAAGGTGCCGCCGCAAAGCTCGAACTGCTGGCCGCCAACGGGATCGGTATTGCGCTGGACGATTTCGGCACCGGCTATTCCTCGCTTTCCTATCTGCACGGCATGGCGTTCTCCAAGCTCAAGATCGACCGCTCCTTCATCGCCGGCATCACCACCAGCGAACGCTCGCTCAAGCTGATGGCCAATGTGGCCCGGCTGGGCCGCGATCTCGATCTGGTTCTGGTTGCCGAAGGCGTGGAAACCGAAGACCAGCTCGAAGCCATCGCCAGCCACACAACGATCGATCAGGTGCAAGGCTTTCTGTTCGGCAGGCCCATGCCGGCCGATGAAACCCGTGAGCTGATCGCCAGCATGAACCAGGCGGATGCCCGTCCCCGCGGCGCCAAGGCGCGGCGGCCGGCGCTGGTGAGCAAATAGCTGTAAACATTGCCGTGGATTTGACGCTTAGGGCTTTTGCTTTTCGTTAAAACTTTACTAACATTGCCCTATTTCGGGGTGATGGTATGGGTAATGCCGATATCGAAACGCGGTCCAGGACCTCGCGCTTTGCCACGAGTCTGATGGATATGCTCGAGCGGGTGGAATACCGCCGCGTCAGGCTCGACGAGCAGTTCGATCCGGTCTACCGGCTGCGCTATGAGGCGTATCGGCGCGAAGACGGCATCGCGGCAAACGAGGACCGGATTGCCTCGGACCATCTCGATTTCACCCCCAACGCCATGTGTCACGGGGTCTATATCGACGGAGAGCTGGTCTCCTCGATCCGCCTGCATTTTGCAACCGCCGCGCACCGGGAATCGCCGTGCATGCGCATGTATCCCGAGCTGCTGGGCGGCATGCTCGATGCCGGACAGACCTATGTCGACCCCTCACGCTTTACCGCAGACCGCGAGGCAACGCTGGCCATTCCGGCCCTGCCGTTCATCACGCTGCGGATTGCCGCCATGGCGTGCGAATATTTCGATGCCGATTACTGTCTTTCCGGGGTTCGCGACGAGCATGCCGCGTTTTACAAGCGGGTGTTCGGGTCAAGTGAAATCGCCGGCTACAGCCAGTATCCGGGCATGAGTTTCCCGGTCAAACTCTATGCGGCCGCGGTCGGTGACATCCGCAACCGCGTTGCCGACCGGTTTCCCTTCTTTATGTCGACGTCCGCCGAGCGCAACAAGATGTTCGGATCCGACAGCGACGCCCATTATCTGGGCCTGATCCAGCCCACGGCCCGCCAGGCCGCCCTTGCCGAAGCGCGGTTCGCGCCGGCAGAGTGAGCCCAATCGGCTCTAGAAAGGGTCCTGGCGCCGGGCCAGTGTTTCGATCTTGCCCAGCCACAGATAATGGAGTTCGCGCGCCAGCCGAAGCGTGGGCTTGGCGGCGAAAAGGAGTGAACCGATCAGAAAGAACCAGGTTGCCGTTGTCTGGCTGGCCGCCGAGAAAAACAGCATGCTGCCGATGACGAAACAGATGGCCGCGCCAAAATCGACGGCGGTGTACCAGATTTCATAGAGCGCGTAGAGATGACGGTGCGCGCCGGAGCGCTCGCGGGCGTTGGGATCGAACAGACTCACGATTGATCTCCCATGCGGTTGTTGTCCGAATCGGCAAATGCCAAGGCGTGGAATATGTTTCGAGAGCACGGAAAAAATGGTGCCGCTTGCGTGACTCGAACACGCGACCTCCGCATTACGAATGCGATGCTCTACCAACTGAGCTAAAGCGGCTTGGCCCGGTGGGGCGAATTGGCGTCTTTTACTTTCGGCGCGCGAAACGCGCAAGGCCTGATGGCGTGGCTTTTTCGCCTATGGTTGCGTTTTTGTTGGCGTTGCGGCGTCCTCAATCGCCGGCAGGACGGCGCCAGCTTCGCTCGCGGGGCTGCTGGAAAGCGTTTTTGCCGGCGCCCGGGTCTGCACGGGCACCTTCCACTCGAACGCATCGAGCCGGCCGGTGACCGGTGAGGCCGGTGCCCACTCGTCCGAAGTTATCCCGTCCGCTGTCCATGTGGGGTCGGCGGGGGCGCTGACGGCGCGCGACAGCCACTCGCGGGCCTTGCCCTGATCGCCTGACTGACCCTCTTCGATTTCGGCCATCAACAGGCACATCTGGCGGGTCGGTTTGACCAGAAACGGGGCCAGCGCGTTGCGGGCAACGCTCCACTCATAGGCATCGATCGCCGCCCGGGCCAGGACGATGGCCGCCATGGGGTGGCTTTGGGGGGATTCGACCAGCGTGCGGATGCGCTTGAGGCGTTCGAGTGCCGAGGTGCCGGGCTTGACGTGGGCGTAGAGCGTTGCGGCATCGGGATGAAAGCCGGCGCGCCACGTCCTGCGCAGCAGGGCCGATGCCCGGCGCGTATCGCCACGGTTGATGAGAATGCGCGCGGCCACCAGTGCGGCGGGCACGAAATCGGGTATGGATTTGAGCGCCCGGCTGGCGTGATCGTAGGCGGTATCGGGTTCGGTCTCTTCGATTGCCATGGCGAGCGCGGTTTCGAGCACGCCCTGACGGCGTTTTTTGGCGGCCTTCTGGCTCCTCGTGCGGGCGGGCAGCGATGCGCTCATTTCCAGCGCGTCGGCCCATGCGCCCTTGGTTGCCAGATCGTTGAACACGGCTTCGGACGCCCAGTCGAGGCTGGGCGCAATGGCCAGCGCCTTGCGCGCGAAGGTGATCGCCGCATTGCCTCGCTCCTGGGTCCTTGCCTGCTCGTAGAGCCCCGAAAGCGCGGCCAGCGCCGTGCGCTCGTTGGAAATCAGGGCTCTGTAATGCTCGCGCGCCGAAGACAGATCACCCAATGCCAGTTCGGCCCGGGCTTCGAGCAGTTGGGCGGCGGGGTTTTCGGGCAACTTGGCGCGCGCGTCGCGGGCCAGCATGCGGGCGCGGGAAAATTCTCCGGCCTGCAGGGCAATCATCCCGTCCGAAAGCGCTTCGACGCCGGCTCTTTCCTTGCGCCGCGCTGTGGAGCGCGCCAGCGCGGCTGGGGCGTCGATCAGGCGCCTGATTATGGCCCAGATAAGGATGGAGGCAATGATGACGCCAATGGCGATGAACAGCGCCAGCCCCAGGCCAGGGCTCATGCGCCAGGATCCGAAGGCGATCTCGACGGTGCCCGGTAGAGCGATCAGCCAGGCGGCGCCCAAAGCGACGAGCAGGCTGAGAACGAGATAGACGATAAGGCGGATCATTGGCCGGCCTCCGCTGGCGCGATGCCGGATCGGGCCGCCTCGATCAACGCGCTGACGGCGATGGCGCGATCGAGCGCGGGGGCGAATTGGGGTGCTGCCGATTGCATGGCGGCGGGCAGGGCCGAAAACGCAGCCCGTGCCGCCTCGAGATCGCCCGCCTCCAGCGCCGCTTCGGTCTGGCCGACCAACGCTTGCGGCGTATCGCCATCGGTGGGCCGCAGGGCAATGGCCGAGGCGGCCTGGTCGAGCAGTGTCTGGGCCCAGCCAGCCGCTTCGTCGCGCGGCCGCGCCGCCAGGATGTCAGGGATTGCGGTGCGCAATTGGGCCAAAAGTGCGCTCGCTGACGGAACACCGGAATTGGCGGCGGCCCGGACCTGGGATGAAATTTCAAGATCGGGCAACAGGGTTTCAACGCCCGCCAGTTGGCCAGCAAAGGGCTGGCCCGTGCCAATTGCGGTTTCCAGTGCCCCCAATGCGGCGGGAAGCTGGGTCGCCCTGTCGCGTTCGGCGGCGACGGCCTCGAAATCGGACTGGCTGGCAATGCGCGCGTCGAGATCGTCGAGCCGGCTCAGCGCTGCCTCGATCTCGGGGCCGATCTCGCTCACTTGCGGCTCAACGGCATCAAGCCGTTCGGCCAGATCGTCGATCCGGGCGGAAAGGCCCGACAAATTGTCGGCGACTTCACTCACCTGGTCACCCGAAGCGCCCGCGGCGATGGCCTCGATGCGGCTTGAAAGCTCACCGAGTTGCCCGCTCAGCGCGTCGAGTTCGGATTGCGCCGCCAGTCCCTCGGTCGAGGCGGGTTCGATGGCCGAGATCTCGGCTTCCAGCGCGTTAATGCGCTCGCCGATCTGTTCGTTTTCC
Protein-coding regions in this window:
- a CDS encoding 4a-hydroxytetrahydrobiopterin dehydratase; this translates as MTDQGSQTGFNAQAALAGLDGWQLNDSGAMEKSFKFKDFSHAFAFMTRVALVAEKAGHHPDWSNSYNRVVIALKTHDKASLTQKDVDLATAIDAL
- a CDS encoding putative bifunctional diguanylate cyclase/phosphodiesterase; amino-acid sequence: MPKGPRHLPTLDYVSIVASLYKDRRAMLVGMAATISGVMMAAIKTDAPLLYAVALAFVVSTAKRYYNMLAFEDHPPAPDDRASAQSWERRQMIQGTISAFIYGSWCFVSLVIVRDPFAVLVAVSVTIAAMIGIVTRNFGADRIVTSQSLAISVPMALGLVLVGDGYHMALAALLVPLMISFRFLAADVRGMLLAQVHERTVASRLAVQLDTALETMQHGLCMLDENGVIALANDRAQQTFAGIAEGSWVGRSFSDLLEEAIGKRALPETTADRLNRMIIQQEGGKIVMKLSGDFHCEVTISSRGDRTVLLFENVTARIRAQERINFMARYDGLTGLPNRAYFTEQVEAELASRQRIGRDEPVLLAIIDIDDFKHVNDTLGHLAGDRVLSETAVRIQTVMHRNSRLARLGGDEFVIYRAQHTDSETIQAEVEAILSILRRPFEVGGERADVDASIGFVSSADPHIGLDELITRADLALYSAKARGKGQYQAFVAEMDSDFRYRQRLKSDLALAIAQDELKLFYQPLVDLGTRRVAGCEALARWTHPELGPIPPDVFIGLAEETGQISAITRWVLRTATAECVNWPKSVSVAVNVSARDLRGEDLAMHVSEALEASGLAPGRLEIEVTETALIEDREGAAAKLELLAANGIGIALDDFGTGYSSLSYLHGMAFSKLKIDRSFIAGITTSERSLKLMANVARLGRDLDLVLVAEGVETEDQLEAIASHTTIDQVQGFLFGRPMPADETRELIASMNQADARPRGAKARRPALVSK
- a CDS encoding N-acyl amino acid synthase FeeM domain-containing protein, producing the protein MGNADIETRSRTSRFATSLMDMLERVEYRRVRLDEQFDPVYRLRYEAYRREDGIAANEDRIASDHLDFTPNAMCHGVYIDGELVSSIRLHFATAAHRESPCMRMYPELLGGMLDAGQTYVDPSRFTADREATLAIPALPFITLRIAAMACEYFDADYCLSGVRDEHAAFYKRVFGSSEIAGYSQYPGMSFPVKLYAAAVGDIRNRVADRFPFFMSTSAERNKMFGSDSDAHYLGLIQPTARQAALAEARFAPAE
- a CDS encoding YrhK family protein, translated to MSLFDPNARERSGAHRHLYALYEIWYTAVDFGAAICFVIGSMLFFSAASQTTATWFFLIGSLLFAAKPTLRLARELHYLWLGKIETLARRQDPF
- a CDS encoding heme biosynthesis protein HemY → MIRLIVYLVLSLLVALGAAWLIALPGTVEIAFGSWRMSPGLGLALFIAIGVIIASILIWAIIRRLIDAPAALARSTARRKERAGVEALSDGMIALQAGEFSRARMLARDARAKLPENPAAQLLEARAELALGDLSSAREHYRALISNERTALAALSGLYEQARTQERGNAAITFARKALAIAPSLDWASEAVFNDLATKGAWADALEMSASLPARTRSQKAAKKRRQGVLETALAMAIEETEPDTAYDHASRALKSIPDFVPAALVAARILINRGDTRRASALLRRTWRAGFHPDAATLYAHVKPGTSALERLKRIRTLVESPQSHPMAAIVLARAAIDAYEWSVARNALAPFLVKPTRQMCLLMAEIEEGQSGDQGKAREWLSRAVSAPADPTWTADGITSDEWAPASPVTGRLDAFEWKVPVQTRAPAKTLSSSPASEAGAVLPAIEDAATPTKTQP